A DNA window from uncultured Methanoregula sp. contains the following coding sequences:
- a CDS encoding 30S ribosomal protein S6e, with product MVEFKFVVSDPKTGRAYNVDASGGAAGSIVGKRIGDEIDAGSLGLAGYKIKITGASDRTGTTAKQSLPGAGRKKLLLAGGVGFHPTMDGERRRKTIRANEITQDFVQINAQVTAYGEKSLDELFPKVEGEKKEKVPTARVGKR from the coding sequence ATGGTTGAGTTTAAATTCGTTGTATCAGACCCCAAGACCGGTCGTGCCTACAATGTTGACGCCAGCGGCGGGGCAGCAGGTTCGATTGTTGGGAAACGTATCGGTGACGAGATAGACGCGGGATCCCTCGGGCTTGCCGGATACAAGATCAAGATCACCGGAGCATCCGACCGGACCGGGACTACTGCAAAGCAGAGCCTCCCAGGTGCAGGCCGCAAGAAACTCCTTCTTGCAGGCGGCGTCGGGTTCCACCCCACCATGGACGGGGAGCGCAGGAGAAAGACCATCCGGGCAAACGAGATCACCCAGGACTTCGTCCAGATCAATGCCCAGGTCACTGCATACGGGGAGAAGTCGCTTGACGAGCTCTTCCCGAAAGTTGAGGGCGAGAAGAAAGAGAAAGTGCCGACTGCAAGGGTCGGTAAACGGTAA
- a CDS encoding signal recognition particle subunit SRP19/SEC65 family protein: MAEGECILYPCYFNAAYSRAEGRRVPRKLGSKAPVLTDLERALRKNGVNYRVEERHHPAHWSRREGCIVAEWTKSKEVLIRRVAEKMEVRK, from the coding sequence ATGGCGGAAGGCGAGTGTATTCTGTATCCCTGCTACTTCAATGCAGCATATTCCCGGGCAGAAGGGAGGCGGGTTCCGCGCAAGCTTGGTTCGAAGGCACCCGTACTCACCGATCTTGAACGCGCACTCAGGAAGAACGGGGTGAACTACCGCGTGGAGGAGCGCCACCACCCGGCCCACTGGTCCCGGCGTGAAGGGTGTATCGTTGCTGAATGGACCAAGAGCAAGGAAGTTCTCATCCGCCGGGTTGCCGAGAAGATGGAGGTGCGGAAGTGA
- a CDS encoding DUF2240 family protein, whose protein sequence is MTIRFALAAPFKHTRKTGMRKNELVYYYALDRKWMSTEQANLLLRRAEEEGLIRQENGVFSPRFDLAEVNIPVGFKPTSAIFERNDPTQELIQRIVQAKNMQETEVVSEMNRIIREDFDGHLLPAAALVLIARKNHIPFEDLREALRQSLSKN, encoded by the coding sequence GTGACCATCCGGTTTGCCCTTGCGGCTCCCTTCAAGCATACCCGCAAGACCGGGATGCGGAAGAACGAGCTGGTCTATTATTATGCGCTTGACCGGAAATGGATGAGCACGGAGCAGGCAAATCTCCTTTTGCGGCGGGCTGAGGAGGAGGGGCTAATCCGCCAGGAAAACGGGGTTTTCTCTCCCCGGTTCGATCTGGCGGAAGTGAACATCCCCGTTGGTTTCAAACCAACATCCGCGATTTTTGAGCGGAATGATCCCACGCAGGAACTGATCCAGCGGATTGTGCAGGCAAAGAATATGCAGGAAACAGAGGTTGTATCGGAGATGAACCGGATCATCAGGGAAGATTTTGACGGGCATCTCCTCCCTGCAGCCGCACTCGTCCTGATTGCCAGAAAGAACCATATTCCCTTTGAAGATCTCCGGGAAGCGCTTCGGCAGTCCTTATCAAAAAATTAA
- the hypB gene encoding hydrogenase nickel incorporation protein HypB has translation MHHIDVRIEKDVYDVNNSLADSNARHLKAHGVRAFDLLGAIGSGKTALIERLVPLLEKKGLKAGAIAGDVYGDDDFRRIVALGIPAYNANTGKECHLDAHLVEHAIGHLPLDKIDILFIENVGNMVCPTDFRLGAEKRVVVVSSTEGDDVVNKHPMMFRDCTIGVINKVDLAPFVGANLDRMQSDIKRYNPSMPVFRTNLKTGDGVAELLTSILS, from the coding sequence ATGCATCACATCGACGTCAGGATTGAAAAGGATGTATACGACGTCAACAACTCGCTCGCCGACAGCAATGCCCGCCATCTGAAGGCCCATGGAGTACGGGCGTTCGATCTCTTAGGTGCCATCGGCTCCGGAAAGACAGCCCTGATCGAACGACTGGTTCCCCTGCTGGAAAAGAAAGGACTGAAAGCAGGAGCCATTGCCGGGGACGTGTATGGGGACGACGACTTCAGGCGAATCGTTGCACTGGGAATTCCTGCCTACAATGCCAACACCGGCAAGGAATGCCATCTCGACGCCCATCTGGTGGAACACGCAATCGGGCACCTCCCGCTCGACAAGATAGACATCCTCTTCATCGAGAATGTGGGAAACATGGTCTGCCCCACGGATTTCCGCCTCGGCGCTGAAAAACGCGTGGTTGTCGTGAGTTCAACGGAAGGGGATGATGTGGTCAACAAGCACCCCATGATGTTCCGGGACTGCACTATCGGGGTGATCAACAAAGTCGATCTGGCGCCGTTCGTTGGCGCCAACCTTGACCGCATGCAGTCCGATATCAAGCGGTACAATCCATCCATGCCGGTATTCCGGACCAACCTAAAGACCGGGGACGGGGTTGCAGAGCTCCTAACCTCCATCCTCTCTTGA
- a CDS encoding transcription initiation factor IIB: MQEIEKLKVLQSEREALKSRTKQKEQEKKAENHTETICPECGGRQLVHDYERAELVCQSCGLVIDDDFIDRGPEWRAFDHDQRMKRSRVGAPMTFTIHDKGLSTMIDWRNRDSYGRAISSKNRAQLYRLRKWQRRIRVSNATERNLAFALSELDRMASALGLPRNVRETAAVVYRDAVDKNLIRGRSIEGVAAAALYAACRQCSVPRTLDEIAEVSRVSRKEIGRTYRFISRELGLKLLPTSPIDYVPRFCSGLTLKGEVQSRAVEILRQAGERELTSGRGPTGVAAAAIYISSILGGERRTQREVAEVAGVTEVTIRNRYKELAEKLDIEIIL, translated from the coding sequence ATGCAGGAAATTGAAAAATTAAAAGTTCTCCAGTCCGAGCGCGAAGCGCTCAAATCGCGTACCAAACAGAAGGAACAGGAGAAAAAAGCTGAAAACCATACCGAAACCATCTGTCCCGAATGTGGGGGCAGGCAGCTTGTGCACGACTATGAGCGGGCAGAACTGGTCTGCCAGAGCTGCGGTCTTGTCATCGATGATGACTTCATTGACCGTGGTCCGGAGTGGCGTGCTTTCGACCACGATCAGCGGATGAAGCGGTCAAGAGTCGGCGCCCCGATGACCTTCACGATCCACGACAAGGGTCTCTCGACCATGATCGACTGGAGAAACCGGGATTCTTATGGCAGGGCAATCTCCTCCAAGAACCGTGCCCAGCTCTACCGGCTCCGCAAGTGGCAGCGCCGGATTCGTGTCAGCAATGCAACCGAGCGCAACCTCGCATTCGCGCTGTCCGAACTCGACCGTATGGCCTCGGCACTGGGTCTCCCGAGAAACGTCCGTGAGACCGCAGCCGTTGTTTACCGTGATGCCGTGGACAAGAACCTCATCCGAGGCCGGAGTATTGAAGGGGTAGCCGCTGCTGCGCTCTATGCCGCATGCCGGCAGTGCAGCGTGCCCCGTACCCTGGATGAGATCGCGGAAGTGTCCCGTGTCTCGAGAAAAGAGATCGGCAGAACCTACCGGTTCATCTCCCGTGAGCTGGGCCTCAAGCTCCTCCCGACGTCACCCATCGATTATGTCCCGCGTTTCTGCTCGGGTCTCACGCTTAAGGGTGAAGTCCAGAGCAGGGCTGTTGAGATTCTCAGGCAGGCCGGCGAGAGGGAACTGACGAGCGGCCGTGGTCCCACCGGTGTGGCAGCTGCAGCAATTTACATCTCCTCCATCCTTGGCGGAGAGCGCCGCACCCAGCGCGAAGTTGCGGAAGTGGCCGGTGTTACGGAAGTAACCATACGGAACCGGTACAAGGAACTGGCAGAAAAGCTGGATATTGAAATTATTCTCTGA
- the infB gene encoding translation initiation factor IF-2, translated as MAENPKIRTPIVCVMGHVDHGKTSLLDRIRGSSVVSSEVGAITQHIGATIVPIDAIRTMSGTVGKSSINIPGLLFIDTPGHHAFTTLRARGGALADMAILVVDINQGFQPQTIEALQILRNCRTPFVIAATKIDRIHGWRVNENETFLSSFAKQNERVKGDVENKTYEIVGKLSELEFSADRFDRVSDFQRNLAIVPVSAHTGEGIADLLLVMIGLAQRYMSDALKLAVEGPGAGTVLEVKEERGLGTTLDVILYDGTLGLGDEIAVATQDSIVVTKVRSLLQPRPMKEILIEDRFERVKSVAAAAGVKVTAPNLEKVIAGSPFFVIRGNRDEIEARIRKEMTEIHVNLAEEGIVIKADTIGALEALCKELEGKEIGVMRAQVGPVSRHDLIETETIKNSQFRVLLSFNTQLLPDAAEMIKNPLYTQVKVFEGQVIYQLIDQYLEWRDEQKRLQEKQRFEHVVMPAKIRLLPDCVFRQSNPAVVGVRVLGGKLRSDVNLIHMDGKKVGHLKTMQLRQETIREADSGLEVAISIEGATVGRQVSVGDDLFVDVPERHVKVLEKEMIKTLNSTTQEVLAEYTAMRRKSEPFWGK; from the coding sequence ATGGCGGAAAATCCGAAGATCAGGACGCCGATCGTCTGTGTAATGGGACATGTGGATCACGGGAAGACCTCGCTCCTGGATCGTATCCGTGGGTCATCGGTAGTGAGTTCCGAAGTGGGTGCCATCACCCAGCATATCGGCGCCACTATCGTTCCCATCGATGCCATCCGGACCATGAGCGGGACCGTGGGAAAATCGTCCATCAATATTCCCGGCCTGCTCTTTATCGATACTCCGGGACACCATGCTTTCACCACGCTCAGGGCGCGGGGCGGGGCGCTGGCAGACATGGCGATCCTTGTTGTCGATATCAACCAGGGATTCCAGCCCCAGACTATCGAGGCTCTCCAGATCCTGCGGAACTGCCGTACGCCTTTTGTCATTGCGGCAACCAAGATCGATCGGATTCATGGCTGGAGAGTGAACGAGAATGAGACATTCCTCTCATCGTTTGCCAAACAGAACGAACGGGTGAAAGGCGATGTTGAGAACAAGACCTACGAGATCGTAGGCAAACTTTCCGAACTCGAGTTCTCAGCAGACCGGTTTGACCGGGTCTCGGATTTCCAGCGCAATCTCGCTATTGTCCCGGTCAGTGCCCACACCGGGGAGGGAATTGCCGATCTGCTCCTTGTCATGATCGGCCTTGCCCAGCGGTACATGAGCGATGCGCTCAAGCTTGCGGTCGAGGGGCCGGGGGCCGGCACCGTTCTTGAGGTCAAGGAGGAGCGGGGCCTCGGGACAACGCTCGATGTTATCCTGTATGACGGGACACTGGGGCTCGGCGACGAGATTGCCGTGGCCACACAGGACAGCATCGTTGTCACGAAAGTCCGGTCGCTCCTGCAGCCCCGCCCGATGAAGGAGATCCTCATCGAAGACCGGTTCGAGCGGGTCAAGTCCGTTGCTGCAGCAGCAGGAGTCAAGGTCACAGCCCCCAATCTTGAGAAGGTCATCGCCGGGTCGCCGTTCTTCGTCATCCGCGGCAACCGGGATGAGATAGAAGCCAGGATCAGGAAAGAGATGACCGAGATCCATGTGAATCTTGCCGAAGAGGGAATCGTCATCAAGGCCGATACCATCGGGGCCCTTGAAGCCCTCTGCAAGGAACTGGAAGGCAAAGAGATCGGCGTTATGCGGGCGCAGGTAGGGCCGGTCAGCCGGCATGATCTCATCGAGACCGAGACCATCAAGAATTCCCAGTTCCGCGTTCTTCTCTCCTTCAATACGCAGCTTCTGCCCGATGCAGCGGAGATGATAAAAAACCCGCTCTATACCCAGGTCAAGGTTTTCGAGGGCCAGGTGATCTACCAGCTCATCGACCAGTATCTCGAATGGCGGGATGAGCAGAAGCGCCTGCAGGAGAAGCAGCGCTTTGAACACGTGGTCATGCCGGCCAAGATCCGGCTCCTGCCGGATTGTGTCTTCCGCCAGAGCAACCCGGCCGTTGTCGGCGTGAGGGTGCTGGGCGGGAAACTGCGCAGTGACGTGAACCTCATCCATATGGATGGCAAAAAAGTCGGGCATCTCAAGACCATGCAGCTCCGGCAGGAGACCATCCGCGAGGCTGATTCCGGCCTTGAAGTGGCGATATCCATCGAAGGCGCAACGGTTGGCCGCCAGGTGAGCGTTGGCGACGACCTGTTTGTCGATGTTCCCGAACGGCATGTCAAAGTCCTTGAGAAAGAGATGATAAAGACCCTCAACAGCACGACCCAGGAGGTTCTTGCGGAGTATACCGCAATGCGCCGTAAGTCCGAACCCTTCTGGGGAAAATGA
- a CDS encoding histidinol phosphate phosphatase domain-containing protein, which produces MYDLHTHSILSDGEMLPIELIRRMAVAGYTTVAITDHVDTSNAKSVLATLAEVRESAGLFGVKLLCGVEITHVPPAQIAGLARSAKSAGADIVVVHGETPVEPVAEGTNHAACSCKYVDILAHPGLVTHADAELAARNGIALEITSRGGHNRTNGHVARIGKDAGCQLVVDSDAHAPHDILDRRAKKIVARGAGLSETECKKVLSLNIDQLLNS; this is translated from the coding sequence ATGTACGATCTCCATACCCACTCGATCCTGTCGGATGGGGAGATGCTCCCGATCGAGCTCATAAGAAGAATGGCAGTAGCCGGTTACACTACGGTTGCCATAACCGATCATGTCGATACTTCCAATGCAAAATCCGTCCTTGCCACTCTTGCCGAGGTGCGGGAGTCGGCCGGACTCTTTGGTGTGAAGCTTCTGTGCGGTGTTGAGATCACGCATGTCCCCCCTGCCCAGATTGCCGGTCTTGCCCGGTCAGCGAAATCGGCCGGGGCAGATATCGTGGTCGTGCATGGTGAGACCCCGGTTGAACCGGTTGCAGAGGGGACGAATCATGCAGCCTGCTCCTGCAAATACGTCGATATTCTTGCCCACCCGGGCCTTGTCACCCATGCGGATGCCGAGTTGGCAGCCAGGAACGGAATTGCCCTTGAGATAACCTCACGCGGGGGACACAACCGCACAAACGGGCATGTTGCCCGGATCGGAAAGGATGCGGGTTGTCAGCTCGTGGTGGATTCGGATGCCCATGCCCCCCACGATATCCTGGACCGGCGCGCGAAAAAGATTGTTGCAAGGGGGGCGGGATTGAGCGAAACTGAATGTAAAAAGGTATTATCTTTAAATATCGACCAATTGCTCAATTCCTGA
- a CDS encoding 30S ribosomal protein S8e — protein sequence MQWQGESIRKVTGGRRRPAQMKRRAEIGLAPADTHIGADRRRILRTYGANAKVRALRAEYANVTNLSNGETKKVKIQTVEENSANPNYVRRNLLTKGAILKTELGRARIMSRPGQDGVINAVLLE from the coding sequence ATGCAGTGGCAGGGAGAATCCATACGGAAGGTAACAGGTGGCAGGCGCCGCCCGGCACAGATGAAGAGACGCGCTGAGATCGGTCTTGCACCGGCAGACACCCACATCGGGGCTGACCGGAGAAGGATCCTCCGCACCTATGGCGCCAACGCCAAGGTTCGTGCGCTCAGGGCAGAATACGCCAACGTTACCAACCTCTCAAACGGCGAGACCAAGAAGGTCAAGATCCAGACTGTCGAAGAGAACAGTGCAAACCCGAACTATGTGAGGCGGAACCTTCTCACCAAGGGAGCGATCCTCAAGACCGAACTCGGCCGCGCCCGTATCATGAGCCGCCCGGGCCAGGACGGCGTTATCAACGCAGTGTTGCTCGAATAA
- a CDS encoding Gar1/Naf1 family protein, with protein MKVIGRSMSTIGDRMLIIQCDAAQLPALYSEVTDRRMKPVGKIQDLFGNVKAPYAAVLCREKCTVQPNEKLFAK; from the coding sequence GTGAAAGTTATTGGCCGGTCAATGAGCACAATTGGCGACCGGATGCTCATTATCCAGTGCGATGCCGCCCAGCTTCCCGCATTGTACAGCGAAGTAACGGACCGCCGGATGAAGCCGGTGGGAAAAATCCAGGATCTCTTTGGCAATGTGAAAGCCCCCTATGCCGCAGTGCTCTGCCGGGAAAAATGCACTGTCCAGCCCAATGAAAAACTCTTCGCAAAGTGA